One Stigmatopora argus isolate UIUO_Sarg chromosome 20, RoL_Sarg_1.0, whole genome shotgun sequence genomic region harbors:
- the LOC144065564 gene encoding uncharacterized protein LOC144065564 translates to MSGFREFVGLKKEVELPQIKEEPEFPQQQMGDDQLPIKREEDHFTWSLGEFVKREDVLGVASRGEEPANTTTWPLIKEGEPEFPQQQMGDEQLPIKKEEDHFTWSPGKSVKKDDLGVASGGAEPVNGSGWPQIKEKEPEFPQQCKREEQPPIKNEEWVKWSTGEPFKSEDDLGVANRGPELLSGSSTEGWRAENLIAPLSDGNDLLFDDDDVEDVKKNPSGDKLCKCFQCGKTFGKKSSLKTHIRSHTGEKPLSCTVCGKTFTHKGKFKIHTRTHTGDKPLSCSVCGQTFTQKGSLISHARTHTGEKPFSCSVCGKTFTQKGHLISHARTHTGEKTFSCSVCGQSFTQKGSLISHARTHTGEKPFSCSVCGQTFTRKGSLISHARTHTGEKPFSCSVCGQIFTQKGHLISHARTHTGEKRFSCSVCGQSFTQKGSLISHARTHTGVKPFSCSVCGQTFTQKGHLIRHTRTHTGEKTFSCSVCGQTFTRKGSLISHARTHTGEKPFSCSVCSQTFTQKRHLIRHTRTHTGEKPFSCSVCGKAFSQKQDLQRHTRTHTGEQSFPAQTVATDSLQQPN, encoded by the coding sequence gtttcagagagtttgttggccttaaaaaggaagttgagctcccccaaatcaaagaggagccagagttccctcaacaacaaatgggagacgaccaacttccaatcaaaagggaggaagatcatttcacctggtcacttggtgagttcgtgaagagggaagatgttctgggcgtggccagtcgAGGGGaagagcctgcaaacaccacaacatggcccctaattaaagagggggagccagagttccctcaacaacaaatgggagacgagcaacttcccatcaaaaaggaggaagatcatttcacctggtcacctggtaAGTCCGTGAAAaaggatgatctgggcgtggccagcggaggggcggagcctgtaAACGGCTCAggatggccccaaattaaagagaaggagccagagttccctcaacagtgcaaaagagaagagcaacctccaatcaaaaacgaggaatgggtcaaatggtcaactggtgagcctttcaagagtgaagatgatctgggcgtggctaACAGAGGgccggagcttctgagcggcagctcaacggaaggatggcgagcagaaaatttaattgctcctttatcagatggcaacgacttgctttttgacgatgatgatgttgaagatgttaagaaaaatcccagtggcgacaaactctgcaaatgctttcagtgtgggaaaacatttgggaaaaagtcttctttgaaaacacatataaggagccacactggggagaaacccttatcatgtacagtttgtggtaaaacatttacacacaagggaaaatttaaaatacacacaagaacccacacgggtgacaaaccactttcatgctcagtttgtggtcaaacattcacacagaagggaagcttaattagtcatgcaagaacacacacaggtgaaaaaccattttcgtgttccgtttgtggtaaaacattcacacagaagggacacttaattagtcatgcaagaacacacacaggtgaaaaaacgttttcgtgttcagtttgtggtcaatcattcacacagaaaggaagcttaattagtcatgcaagaacacacacaggtgaaaagccgttttcgtgttcagtttgtggtcaaacattcacacggaagggaagcttaattagtcatgcaagaacacacacaggtgaaaaaccattttcgtgttccgTTTGTGGTCAAatattcacacagaagggacacttaattagtcatgcaagaacacacacaggtgaaaaaaggttttcgtgttcagtttgtggtcaatcattcacacagaagggaagcttaattagtcatgcaagaacacacacaggtgtaaaaccattttcgtgttccgtttgtggtcaaacattcacacagaagggacacttaattaggcacacaagaacacacacaggtgaaaaaacattttcgtgttcagtttgtggtcaaacattcacacggaagggaagcttaattagtcatgcaagaacacacacaggtgaaaaaccgttttcgtgttcagtttgtagtcaaacattcacacagaagagaCACTTAATTAGGCACaccagaacacacacaggtgaaaagccattttcgtgttcagtttgcggtaaagccttttctcaaaaacaagatttacaaagacacacaagaacccacactggagaacaaagttttcctgctcagactgtggccacagattcgctacaacagcccaattaa